CCTACCTGTATTGCTTTATTTATTATTAAGGGCCATGCTGTTAGTCCCTTCTCTGAGGAAAGCTCTGGAGGGAAATCATCCCCTTCCCCATCTGTCCATTCAGACACTGAATCAAATAAATACCAAAATGTCTCAATCCCAGTGGTCGGGATTCCATTGTAAGGTTAATAACGCATGCACTTTGACTGGGTCAATTTTCCAATTCCACCTTTTTGCTCTCTGTTTCTGTTGTACTGTGGCCAGACTGCATACtgtctgataacaaagtgtggagccagatgaacacagcagaccaagcagcatctcaggagcacaacagctgatgtttcgcgccCACATCCTCCTTCATTTGCATACTGTCTGATTCTGTTTCTCCTCTGTCTTCTCAGCTCTTTCCTATGGGGTCTTAACTGCTTCTGTTAGGATAACGTTATGCTATTCTACCACCAATGATGTGGCCTCGACCCACCAGTATTTGGCCTGGCACTCTTCCAATTCGCTATATGTAGAATGCAAAGCTGTTAACAATATCCATCCCATTTGCGGTAAAATGTCCTTGCTTTTGGGGAAGCCTGTCTCCTGCAAGCACTCATGTACCGCAGTCTGTATGAATAACCCTCCTTTCTCATTTTTTCCAGTTATAACCATCCCCCATCCTTTCGGGGGTCCTAATTGTGCAAACATGGTAGCTGCAGTCCAAAATCCAGAGTCTACCACATTCCACGCTGGAATATAGAAGGTCTCTGGAGCAAAAGGTTGCTTTTCCCTTCTCTGAGGCATTTTCCTGAATCCCATCACTCATTGCCAAACTAACTTGGATCACAGTGTGTATCCGAGTGATTCTTTTCAGTTTCGGGTAAATATAATTAGCAGATGACATGACaaaagcaatttgcttaaatatgaatgctTAATAAGTAATAATTATGATTATAGTGTTAATAATAAATAATTATAGTGGTAGtaataaatggaagagaaaagagaaaaagcagCAAGTCTCATGCCCTTTTGCTTGTCAGGGGCCTTTCGATCAATAGTTGGTCTGGAGGCTTAGGTTCGTTCACAATTCCGAGTTGAGGTGATGTCCCGCAGCTTGGAattaaacactctctctctctctttcacagtgCAACAAACAGGCAGTgcaaagaaagcagatacagaagacAAAATACAGCTCTGGGAAAACATGTAGCAGGTGCCATCTTCAACCCATTAAGGAATGTTAACACAACTCATCCAAGGTCATGTGGCTGGTCGAGTATCATCATAAActttagccattcagcccatcctaaACAACAGAGTAGTCTGTGTCTTTAGCGGGTGTTGCCGGTGGCAACCACAGCTCGAAGTTGACTCGGGGTGGTTATTAAAGCAAGCCTCTCTAGACTCAGGCCAGTTTCCAAGGAGATCACTCCAGCCTTTCACCATGCTTCAGCCACTGACAGCAAACTATTTGCAGTCAGAAGGATCAGGCAGTGTCACAAGCTTTACCCCCATTGGCACTTTTTTCATTAAAAATGTTTCTGCTGCTGTCTTGAAAGTATGCAAGTATAGCAACAGAAAATTGATTTTGGAGGATGAGTTCATGGAAAATGCAAAATCTTACCAAAAGCTGCCCTCCAAAACAAtgtaacaaaaaaaacacaataaaaactgaaagaactggatgctgtaaatccaaaacaaaaacatgagTCATTGGAAAATCTTagtaggtctggctgcatctgtgaagagaaattagagttaatgttttggatctggtgacccttcctcagatcacttccttaaaaaaaaacataatattCCACAAACATTTCTGGATGGGGCCCTTTTGCAATATCACAGATCATGGGGATTTTCAACAAATGTTGACACATTTTGGAAACCATCTGGCAATTTTGACATGCTGCAGGATACAGTAATCAACGAAAGGAACACTGTCAACACAGCAGCCTTTTTATTTATGTTGCAGTAATAATGGCCTTGGTTTTAAAGGATCAGGCAGGTACTAGTCACATAAGCCTCACAAGGATAGAATAggatatcctttattgtcacatgtgctccaGCACagaagtacaaaagtacagggaAAAGTATTTACAATGGCGCCATCTTAAGTACAattacctaggtacaaatctagATACAAAGAGTAAAAAAAGTAGTGCTGTTACAGAATAAAAAATAATATAGATTTGCATGAAACAGTgaaaaagtccagaatgataatAAATGATCATAAGTACTTAAGCTCCAGTCCATGCCTGCAGCCCTAGAGCACGAAGCCCTGCTGCCTCCATGTGCTGCATCCATCCAGGACTTGCTCCGCTGCCACTCCAGGAATCATGTTTGCTCTGCTGCGGGTCTTGGCCTCTGCTCGCTCTGCCATGGGATTCGGTCCATGCTCGCTCCACCACAGGACTCAGTCTATGTTTGCTCCACCGCGGGACTTGGTCCATGCTCGCTCTGTCATGTGATTCGGTCTATGCTCGCTTCACCATGGGCCTCAGTCTATGTTTGCTCCACCGCGGGACTTGGTCCATGCTCGCTCTGTCATGTGATTCGGTCTATGCTCGCTTCACCATGGGACTGGTCGATGCTTGCTTCACCATGGGACTCGGTCTATGTTTGCTTCGTCATGGGACTCAGTCAATGCTCGCTCCAACATGGAACTCGGTCTATGCTCGCTCTGTCATGGGATTCGGTCCATGCTCGCTCTGTCATGGGATTCGGTCCATGCTCGCTCTGTCATGGGACTCTGTCCATGCTGTCTTCACCATGGGACTCTGTCCATGCTTGCCCCACCATAGGACTCGGTCCATGCTTGCTCCACCACAGGACTCTGTCCATGCTGTCTTCACCACGGGACTCTGTCCATGCTTGCTCCATAACAGGACTCTGTCCATGCTGTCTTCACAACGGGACTCTGTCCATGCTTGCCCCACCATAGGACTCGGTCCATGCTTGCTCCACCATGGGACTCTGTCCAAGCTTGCTCCACCAGGGACTCTGTCCATGCTCGCTCCACCACGGGACTCTGTCCATGCTTGCTCCATGACGGGACTCCGTCCGTGCTGTCTTCACCACAGGACTCTGTCCATGCTTGGTCCACCACGGGACTCGGTCCATGCTTGCTCCACCACGGGACTCTGTCCATGCTGTCTTCACCATGGGACTCTGTCCATGCTCGCTCCACCGCGGGACTCTGTCCGTGCTCGCTTCACCGCGGGACTCTGTCCGTGCTCGCTTCACCACGGGACTCTGTCCGTGCTCGCTTCACCACGGGACTCTGTCCGTGCTCGCTTCACCACGGGACTCTGTCCGTGCTCGCTTCACCACGGGACTCTGTCCGTGCTCGCTTCACCACGGGACTCTGTCCGTGCTCGCTTCACCACGGGACTCTGTCCGTGCTCGCTTCACCGCGGGACTCTGTCCGTGCTCGCTCCACCGCGGGACTTGGTCCATGCTTGCTCCACCATGGGACGCAGTCCATGCGCACTCGGCCTGTGCGTGCTTCAATCCATCATGGGACACAGCCCACTCACACTACTCCTTGCCTCAACTCTCTGGGTAATAATTAAATGATCTTAGAATTCTATCCAAAACCAGATGGAGCCTGTACCTCGGGCAGGAGGAGTTCAGTGGCAAGTGGCTGTTGCCAGGGGTTCAGTGGGAATGACCTTCATTGAAAGGTGGTGTTGTATATGTTTGGGAAAAGTACCCTGTATGTGATTTGGAGGCGCAGGAGGTAGTTCTGGAGAGAAGGTTTCCCCGATATTAAAGTAATTTGGATAATGGGGTGGTTGATAGGGTTCTGAGGCTATCAGAGGCaaatgagagagaaaaaggggCCTTTAACTGGAGCAGCTTCAAATTCATCCGATATAATTTTCTATATTTTAAACAGAAGCTTGGCAGACCATATCTACCCTATCCAATTATTTAATGTCAGTAATAGAACATTCTTCAGCATTTGTTTTATAGACTGCAACACATGGTTGAAAACTGGTGTCTATTGTTGTCTTGGCCACAGCATTTATATTGTTTTGTCTTCCAGAGTTCCTGttcaacaaaataattttttaatctttgtttttattaattcatggaatgctATTCCAGCATTTACCATTTTTTTTTATcataagagtcagccacatcagACCAAGTTAGGacgcaactttcctgctcctctgatgctgcctggcctgttgtgctcctccagctcctcactgtgttatctctgactccagcatcggcagttcttacgatctctgaccaggtaaggagagcagtctccttccctacaggatattagtgacccagatgagTTTTCTCCACAATCAGCAGTTGATTTTTGGTCGttattagagtcttaattccagattttcattgaattcaaattccaccatctactgtagTGAATTCAAACCCGGATCTCAGTACATTACCTTGGTCACtagattaactgtccagtgataatatcactaggccatcactttccCCTCATTCATTTTTTGACCCTTGCAACAGACACGACCATTTAAATTGCTATCATGTATATATTGGTTATGAAAACCATTTTGCTTAGGTCTTTATTGGAATGaaactgcttttctttctttttaatctaGGGTGCCAGTAGAAAGTGATATTTAGCTTACTATAAATACATCCATGTAACAAGTTAGTGCTATGCTTGAAATTAGGAGAATTATGACACTGGAAAATTAATAGCAGAAAACAGTTGTCCTTCTTGTAAATTATTTCATATGCACCTTGCACCATCAAGCTAAATGTGGGTTAAATGGGGTTTGTAGACAATTCTCTCTGGCACTTCTTTCTTAGCAGTTAATGAGAACTAAATGGGATTGCTAGCCCTCTTTGATGTTCTGAAAAGTCAGTGGAGGACGTACCTTGATTACTCTTGATATCATTGTTTTttcatggatcatagaatcccctacagtgtggaaacaggccctttggcccaacaagtccagactgactgtcagagcatttcacccagacccatcccctgaatctacacatcactgaaccctaagggaaatttagcatggtcaatccacctagcctgcacatccttgaactgtgggaggaaaccagagcacctagaggaaatccatgcagacatggggagaatgtgcaaacttcacactgacagtcacccaagggtgtaattgaacccaggtccctggcgctgtgaggtagcagtgctaaccacccagCCACTGTGCCAGGCTAGTAGAATGTCATTGTACAATGCATGATATTGCACACACCTTTTCATTATTTAAACTTCGAGCCCTGCATAATGGCTCGTTTACAAACAAGTTAGTCATTCTCAAACTTACCATGCTTACTAGAGTAATTGGTCATCAGTCCTACAGTTTGGTAGGAAGACGGGAGAAGGAAGCTAACCTGGGACGTTTACACTCTGAGGTTGAAAAATTCCAATGAAGTCAACTATTTCCATCAGAGGGAAATCTATAAAACTAGTATTTGAAGTACGTTTGTGCGGCACAACATTCAGCAAGATCTTTACCAGCTAGATACATCCTGCTTAAATGTACCACATACCTGGCTTGGATTTGCTTGCATTTCTCTGAGTAAGTTTTAGCTTAGCTTAGTTGGCTGAGAGAATCGGATTTGGGGGAGATGATTGCCCTTAGGATGTTAGTGTCCAAAGAGTCTAATTGACATGTTCTTGAGTAACTCAGTGACAAGCTATGAAATACTTAGTTCATTCTTGAATGTTTGATTTCCTTATTTTTTTCTAGAGCAAGTCATTTTCCAAACCATATACATGCTTGAATTGTTCAGGTCAGGCAACGTCTGAGGGCGGTGAAAGATTGTTGCCCTGAAACAATAACTTTGTTACTCTCTACAGTGATTGCCTGATCAGCTGAGCACTTCTGGGATTCTTTGGTTCATTTCACATTTCAAGCAATTTGCAATACTTGCTATTGTGAATCTTTTTCTGTTCTTTCCTGAAGCAATTTTTAATTCCTTACTGTATTATGGCTTTATAGACATTGTTTTTATCTGGTGCATTTCATCCAAGTTGACAATTGTTCATTATGAGCCTTAACAGTAAATAGTTCCACAGTGGGTGCCGAACTACTGAACCAAATCCTGTCCTTCTGAAGTTCTCATCTTTTATTTGCAACAGAATTTCCTGCATCAAAGCTGTTAATAGGAACAATAATTGGTTTATCCTAAATTATTGGCACCAAGTCCAAAACAGATTCTTGCATTTGCAATGTTTTGAGATCAGCTAATTTGGTGCAGGCAAAGGATCAAATCTAAATATTTCCTGGTATTGGGATCAGCTAATCATTGAGTAATCATTGGAGGAGGTGAATGTCTTGTTTTAAAGTTGTGAAACAATTGAAAAATTGTGGATCATAGTATAGTCTTTCAggttgatgtttttaaaaaaagtatttagTCATTGAAATAGCAAGGAACagataatgaaaataaaatgaaacaatgaacaaattaggAAGAGAAATAGTAaaaaacaaagggaaaaaaaatgaaataaaacctgATATTTATTTTGGTTGGCATAAAGGCAGCCACTTTACTGTCTACACTGTACATAGTCATCTCATTAAATGCATACACCCTAAAGCACTTGCAGAAgaaattagagaaaaaaaattgaaatgttagTTATGGACAGTGCATAatatagcataaaattacaaaagcatattaaatgggcaaaactgtgaTACAGTTCAGTGTAAGcaagtgtgagattatccattttggactgaaaaaggATGGATAGATTCTATGAAGTGAAATACAATGAATGTCAAGACAGACTAAGTATTCAGGCGCATAAATCTTTAAAatgtctcaaacaagtgcaaaataaaaacaaaaaagcaaAAGGAATGCTACCCTTGATATTTGGAGGACTGGAGTATAAGGATGCAGAAAtgatgctgcagttgtacaaaaccctGCTTAGACCCTACTTGGACTACTGAGAGGAGATCAGGGCACCATACCTTAGCAAATATTGATCTTGGAGGAAGTAAAATGTGAATTTACAAGACTGATACTTGGATTTCAGAACTTAAGTTGTGAGGAGAGATTACGTAAGCTTCTTTTTTAATTCAAGCACAGAATATGGGTATTGATAGCCCGGCCAGCGtttattgcacatctctaatggatcagagggcagctaagagtgaACCACGTTTGTGTGGGTTTGCAGTCTGCTCATAGGCAAGGTGAATAGCGCGGATTACTATGGTGAGTGGGAAGGAAACAGTGACAGGTTATGAGTGGTACACTCAAGAGTTTGGAATTGTGCAATGAGCTAATCATGATCCCAAAATATGAACTAATTTCTTGCATTTATAAAACACTCATTATATTGCGCTTATTTTTAGATGTAGGTACTTTTCTGAGGTATCACCCGAAAtcacatagagtcataaagtccatcaagtctgcactgacataaaTACTAATAAGGTCTCATTAATCCCAATTTCTGCACTCgtcatatccttgaatgttatgatatttcaagtgctaatCGAATATTTTTTCTAGGTTGGAAGGTTTCAGgcttccactaccttcccaggcagtgcattccagcttcccaccaccctctgtatgaaaaggttttttttctcaaaacCCCTCTAAATTTCCTGCTTCTTACACTAAACCTTCTTACACCAAACACTCAATCAAGCTGccgtctattcaccctgtccatagcCGTAAAATCTTCTACACCTCAGTCATGACAAccctcagccttcactgctctaaagaaaacagtccAAGTCTGTCAAGTCTTACCTCAGAGCTCAATTTTTTCCTTcctagacaacatcctggtgaatctcctctgccagcacatccttcctgttgtGATTCATAGATACTAGGACTGCCTGGTTGGTAAGTGTGCCCGCTGCAGTAGTGGCAGCAAACATAACCTTAATAAAATACCTCAAGTCACCATTACTACTCAGAGCGGAGTCCTGGAGAGGATTTATTCGATTCTATCTCACTGTATCCAGCAAAGGGAATTTAAGCTGTTGCAACTATTCCAGGAATGCATTTGATGTCAGCAGCTTGTGTGTGCTGAATAATTTCTGAACCAGAATACTATTTAGGCCAGCCCATGACTTTTGTTTTCATGAGTTTATCCATTACTTGCCAAAAGTACTttaaatcattgaatccctacagtgtggaaacagacccttttgcccaacaagttcacactgaccctcagaacatcccgcccagaaccattcccctataacccacctaatctacacatccctgaacactatgggcaatttggttCCTTGTCAAATGCAATGATCTGATTGGATAAGTTGGGATAAAGACAGTTGGGAGAAAAGATCTCAATAGGGAAAATCAGAACTAATACCAGCCAGGATCAAAAACATTGATGACAGTTGTTTATAGGTCCCTATTAGTCCTTAATGTGTAGGGCACAATAGAAATCAGAAAGTTAATCATTCATGTAGTAAGGTATTACAATAATCAAAGGACACATTAATCTGAATATACACTGGGCAATGTAAACCTGCAGTAATAATGAAAAGGATGAATTCTTGGGATGTTTACAATACGCAGATCAGAATGCTAAGGAACCAACTGGAAAAAAATTTGGATCGAGTgttgaataataaaaaaaagatatTAGCAACCTATTATAAAGAGGACTATAGGGAAGCGTAACTATGATAAAATAGAATTTTCTACTGAATTTGAAAGTGATTTAGGTAGGTCTGAAGCTACATGAGATTGCAGAAACAGGACATTTAGCATTACCAGTGCATGCTGGTATTTATGCTCTATTTGAACCTTCTTTGGCATCAGACGAAATGAGAGTCTTTAATTTAGAGAGAGTTCATTAGCCTAGATTGAAAAGGAAGTTACTTTCAAATTATAATGATGGACAAGTGTTGATTCATATTTAAAAATTATAACTGTATATAGTTGTGTAATAGCTGAGTTAAATGTTTAGACAAAATTAGGGAGTAGACATTTACCTGAGTAGCAGTAGGGAGAAGTTGAAATCACCTTCTCCCATTGAGGCTTGCATCGCTTAGCTTTGGTAAAGTTGTCAAGCTGGTGACTGGTTCCACCAGCCCTGACTCCTATAGAGTGCAAAGGAATTAAAAATGCACAAATATAAGGGGTTGATCAGCCAACTTCAAAGGTGTGCTACTCATTTGATTCAATTTCCCAGGCACCTGGGAGCTTTTACTTCAGCAGCAAATTGAAGGTAGGTACAAAGAGTTtggatgctttttaaaaatgaataatgCTTTGGTCAAACATCAGGGTCACCTTACATGAAATTGACTGTTTGCAGagaccaagaactgcagatactggaatcagaGCCAGTACAGTGCGGAGCCAGAGGAAGCTGAAGgccctaggcctgaaacgttcactctctgctcctctgatgctgcctgacctgctgtgttcctccagctccacactgtattaaaaTTGAACATTGGCCGagtacataaatgcaaattgacCCAATATCGACAAAATTTTCTggtcacctttttaaaattttgtttatgTAGAATTTTTGAAATTTCTTCCCTATCATTATTTTATTCCCATCCCACAGACCACATGTATGCctaataaa
Above is a window of Stegostoma tigrinum isolate sSteTig4 chromosome 4, sSteTig4.hap1, whole genome shotgun sequence DNA encoding:
- the LOC132209559 gene encoding putative proline-rich protein 21, which encodes MLALSCDSVYARFTMGLVDACFTMGLGLCLLRHGTQSMLAPTWNSVYARSVMGFGPCSLCHGIRSMLALSWDSVHAVFTMGLCPCLPHHRTRSMLAPPQDSVHAVFTTGLCPCLLHNRTLSMLSSQRDSVHACPTIGLGPCLLHHGTLSKLAPPGTLSMLAPPRDSVHACSMTGLRPCCLHHRTLSMLGPPRDSVHACSTTGLCPCCLHHGTLSMLAPPRDSVRARFTAGLCPCSLHHGTLSVLASPRDSVRARFTTGLCPCSLHHGTLSVLASPRDSVRARFTTGLCPCSLHRGTLSVLAPPRDLVHACSTMGRSPCALGLCVLQSIMGHSPLTLLLASTLWVIIK